In a single window of the Chondrocystis sp. NIES-4102 genome:
- a CDS encoding di-heme cytochrome c peroxidase, translating into MDNQRITRRLSSLFSLGIIFLLSIYLSINLSKVMAMDSNLTIAPQYQWNLPEWTPKPVIPEDNPMTAAKVELGRYLFYETGLSITGKDSCASCHKQALAFTDGKQLAIGTTEEKHPRNSMSLANIAYNPVLTWANPLLTELESQALIPMFGEHPIEMGMVGKEQQIIDWLQDNPQYRQMFEQAFKGEKNPITIDNLTKAVASFERSLVSFNSPYDRYRYLGEENAISNAAKRGEKLFNSEELECFHCHGGINFSDSVKHENLAFSEIAFHNTGLYNIDAEGSYPPDNIGIKEITTEDKDMGRFKAPTLRNIALTAPYMHDGSIATLKEAIAHYQAGGRTISKGQWAGIGSNNPYKSGFIQGFEITESQINDLIEFLQSLTDEEFITNPAYSDPHSSSLP; encoded by the coding sequence ATGGATAATCAACGGATTACCAGGCGTTTGAGTTCTTTATTTAGCCTGGGCATTATTTTTTTGCTGTCAATTTATCTTTCAATTAACTTGAGTAAAGTTATGGCGATGGACAGTAATTTAACTATTGCACCCCAGTATCAATGGAATTTGCCTGAGTGGACACCTAAACCAGTTATTCCCGAAGATAATCCGATGACGGCGGCAAAAGTAGAGCTTGGTAGATACTTGTTTTATGAAACAGGGTTATCAATTACAGGTAAAGATTCTTGTGCATCTTGCCATAAACAGGCTTTGGCTTTTACTGATGGTAAACAGCTAGCGATCGGTACAACTGAGGAAAAACATCCTCGTAATTCTATGAGTTTAGCCAATATCGCCTATAATCCTGTGCTAACTTGGGCAAACCCACTGCTGACTGAGTTGGAAAGCCAGGCATTGATACCTATGTTTGGCGAACATCCAATTGAAATGGGGATGGTAGGTAAGGAACAACAAATTATTGATTGGTTGCAAGATAATCCGCAATATCGTCAAATGTTCGAGCAAGCTTTTAAGGGTGAAAAAAATCCTATAACTATTGATAATTTAACTAAGGCTGTAGCTAGTTTTGAAAGAAGTCTTGTATCTTTTAATTCCCCTTATGATCGTTACCGCTATTTAGGGGAGGAAAATGCTATTTCTAATGCAGCTAAACGCGGGGAAAAACTGTTTAATAGTGAAGAGTTAGAATGTTTTCATTGTCATGGCGGTATTAATTTTAGTGATTCAGTCAAACACGAAAATCTGGCATTTAGCGAAATAGCGTTTCATAACACTGGTTTATATAATATCGACGCTGAGGGTAGTTACCCACCAGATAATATAGGAATCAAGGAAATTACGACAGAAGATAAGGATATGGGACGTTTCAAAGCTCCAACTTTAAGAAATATTGCTTTAACTGCGCCTTATATGCACGATGGTAGTATTGCTACTTTAAAAGAGGCGATCGCTCATTATCAAGCAGGAGGGAGAACTATTAGTAAGGGGCAATGGGCAGGAATTGGGAGTAATAACCCTTATAAAAGTGGTTTTATCCAAGGTTTTGAGATTACAGAGTCTCAAATTAATGATTTAATTGAATTTTTGCAAAGTTTAACAGACGAAGAATTTATTACTAATCCTGCTTATAGTGATCCTCATAGCTCTAGCTTGCCTTAA
- a CDS encoding cation diffusion facilitator family transporter, with the protein MKNKSARFYAFLSIAAAVFTIVLKVGAYFLTGSVGLLSDAAESVVNLVAALVATWAITYAAKPADDEHAFGHSKAEYFSSGVEGALILVAAVSIAVTAWQRLLNPQPLEQVSIGLGLSLVATAVNGGLALLMLQASKRLRSITLKADAHHLLTDVWTSVGVVAGLILVSLTGWVILDPLIAFLVAANIIWTGVKLLRESGSALLDASMPLADQRLVQDILNSYDVQGIQFHAVRTRVAGSRRFVYFHVLVPGEWSVQRGHALCEEIELAIMRSLPETNVFTHLEPIEDPTSWEDQHLNRTPLI; encoded by the coding sequence ATGAAAAACAAATCAGCCCGTTTTTATGCTTTTCTTTCCATAGCAGCAGCAGTATTTACTATTGTTCTCAAAGTTGGTGCTTATTTCTTAACAGGGTCTGTAGGCTTACTTTCCGATGCAGCAGAATCGGTTGTAAATTTAGTTGCTGCCTTGGTTGCTACGTGGGCGATAACCTATGCTGCCAAACCTGCCGATGACGAACACGCTTTTGGGCATTCTAAAGCAGAATACTTTTCTAGCGGTGTAGAAGGTGCATTGATTCTAGTTGCAGCAGTAAGTATTGCTGTAACCGCATGGCAACGCTTGCTTAATCCTCAACCCTTAGAACAAGTAAGTATAGGATTAGGTTTATCCTTAGTGGCAACCGCAGTTAACGGTGGACTAGCATTATTAATGTTGCAAGCCAGTAAAAGACTACGTTCAATTACTTTAAAAGCTGATGCACACCACTTGCTAACAGATGTTTGGACTTCGGTGGGTGTAGTTGCAGGTTTAATTTTAGTATCTCTTACAGGCTGGGTAATTCTTGATCCTTTGATCGCCTTTTTGGTTGCTGCCAATATTATTTGGACGGGGGTAAAACTTTTGCGAGAAAGTGGTTCTGCATTATTAGATGCTTCAATGCCTCTAGCAGACCAGCGTCTTGTCCAAGACATTTTAAATAGCTATGATGTTCAAGGTATCCAATTCCATGCTGTAAGAACAAGGGTTGCAGGATCGCGTCGATTTGTCTATTTTCACGTTTTAGTACCAGGAGAATGGTCTGTCCAACGAGGTCATGCACTATGTGAAGAGATAGAATTAGCAATTATGCGATCGCTACCAGAAACTAATGTCTTCACTCATTTAGAACCTATTGAAGATCCTACTTCTTGGGAAGATCAACATCTAAATCGCACTCCTTTGATTTGA
- a CDS encoding rhodanese domain protein has product MSYLIITFYKFVSISELAAKRAEILSLCRLHAIKGTIILASEGINGTIAGSEQAIATVVNHLKTIPGLGDLEVKESRSQKLPFVRLKVKIKEEIVTLGMPEVNPTQQVGTYVDPEHWNQVISDPEVVLIDTRNDYEVEIGSFQGAKNPKTESFREFPEYVAHNLDPNQHPKVAMFCTGGIRCEKASSYLLSQGFKEVYHLKGGILKYLEKVSPEASMWEGECFVFDERVAVKEGLKSGSYQLCYACGHPVSPSERQSPQYEPHISCPYCYEQLTPAKKARQQARRRQRELSKINQPSKSKVNN; this is encoded by the coding sequence ATGAGTTATCTTATTATTACTTTTTATAAATTTGTTTCTATCTCAGAACTTGCAGCCAAAAGAGCCGAAATTTTAAGTTTATGTCGTCTCCATGCTATAAAAGGAACGATTATCTTAGCTTCAGAAGGGATTAATGGCACAATTGCGGGGAGTGAGCAGGCGATCGCAACTGTTGTTAATCATTTAAAAACTATTCCAGGGTTGGGAGATTTAGAAGTTAAAGAGTCGAGATCTCAGAAGTTACCTTTCGTCAGATTAAAAGTCAAAATTAAAGAGGAAATTGTTACCTTAGGAATGCCCGAAGTAAATCCCACACAACAGGTAGGCACTTATGTAGATCCTGAGCATTGGAATCAAGTAATTAGCGATCCTGAAGTTGTTTTAATTGACACTAGAAATGATTATGAGGTAGAAATTGGTAGTTTTCAGGGGGCTAAAAACCCAAAAACCGAATCTTTTCGAGAATTTCCCGAATATGTAGCCCATAATCTTGATCCTAATCAACATCCTAAAGTAGCAATGTTTTGTACAGGGGGAATTCGCTGCGAAAAAGCTTCTTCTTACTTACTTTCCCAAGGATTTAAAGAGGTATATCATCTAAAAGGTGGAATCCTCAAGTATTTAGAAAAGGTTTCTCCCGAAGCGAGTATGTGGGAAGGAGAATGTTTTGTTTTTGATGAACGAGTTGCAGTAAAAGAAGGATTGAAATCTGGTAGTTATCAACTTTGTTATGCTTGTGGACACCCTGTTTCGCCATCTGAAAGACAATCACCGCAATATGAACCACATATTTCTTGTCCCTACTGTTATGAACAATTAACTCCAGCTAAAAAAGCACGCCAACAAGCGCGTCGCAGACAAAGAGAACTTAGCAAAATAAACCAACCATCGAAAAGTAAAGTAAATAATTAA
- the panB gene encoding 3-methyl-2-oxobutanoate hydroxymethyltransferase, with the protein MAVTIQQLTQWKQMGRAIISLTAWDYSLAQILDQAGVDIILVGDSLAMVGLGYANTTSVTLEAMIHHAQAVCRGVKRALVVCDLPFMSYQISVAQAMETAGRVIKETGAAAIKIEGGHPQIIETVAQLTTIGIPVMGHVGLTPQSFRILGYKQQGKTPEQANLIIDQAIALAQAGAFAIILEHIPTDLAAIITAKIPIPTIGIGAGNQCDGQVLVTADLLGLSPQKPPFAKSYVNLRQVITEAVQEFTQEVQNHQFPEI; encoded by the coding sequence ATGGCAGTAACTATACAGCAATTAACTCAATGGAAACAAATGGGGCGGGCAATTATTTCCCTAACAGCTTGGGATTATAGTCTGGCACAGATCTTAGATCAGGCTGGAGTAGATATCATTTTAGTGGGAGATTCTTTAGCAATGGTAGGGTTGGGCTACGCTAACACTACTTCTGTAACTTTAGAGGCAATGATTCACCATGCACAGGCTGTCTGTCGAGGAGTCAAAAGAGCCTTAGTAGTCTGTGATCTCCCCTTCATGAGTTATCAAATTAGTGTCGCTCAAGCAATGGAAACAGCAGGTAGAGTAATTAAAGAAACTGGAGCAGCAGCGATTAAGATAGAAGGGGGACATCCACAGATTATCGAAACCGTAGCTCAGTTAACTACTATTGGAATACCTGTAATGGGTCATGTGGGTCTAACTCCCCAATCATTTCGGATTTTAGGGTATAAGCAACAGGGAAAAACCCCTGAACAAGCTAATCTAATTATTGATCAAGCGATCGCTCTTGCTCAAGCTGGTGCATTTGCCATTATTTTAGAGCATATTCCTACTGACCTGGCTGCAATAATTACTGCTAAAATTCCTATTCCAACTATTGGTATTGGTGCTGGTAATCAATGTGATGGTCAAGTATTAGTTACAGCCGATTTATTAGGTTTATCACCCCAGAAACCACCCTTTGCCAAGTCCTATGTCAATCTCAGACAGGTGATTACTGAGGCTGTGCAAGAATTTACTCAAGAGGTGCAAAATCACCAGTTTCCTGAAATATAA
- a CDS encoding sugar ABC transporter ATP-binding protein, with the protein MAKLKLQNLQKKYRSDVVPVKDISLEVGDGEFLTLLGPSGCGKSTLLRLIAGLESPTKGKIQIGDRDLSKAAPGDRNMAMVFQSYALYPHMSAAENIATALKLRKMPQSEIKRRVNEVAHQLELTSLLNRKPGQMSGGQRQRVALARALVRDPEVFLLDEPLSNLDALLREQVRAQLKQLFKEQNKPVVYVTHDQTEAMTLSTKVAVLNQGLIQQLDPPSRIYSHPANQFVASFVGSPQMNLITLKCEEHQALLGKYPIDLPRLPEFPTQITFGIRPEDLFLANNNSEYSIMGHVYLVEQLGKENLVSVKINQSDITLRALLPNDYQWQDKTIPLAIAPNKIHWFDCLTGNRLGLDSVSWR; encoded by the coding sequence ATGGCAAAACTAAAATTACAAAATTTACAAAAAAAATATCGTTCTGACGTAGTCCCTGTTAAGGATATTTCTTTAGAAGTTGGTGATGGTGAATTTTTAACCTTATTAGGGCCATCGGGATGTGGTAAATCGACTTTATTAAGACTAATTGCGGGTTTAGAGTCTCCCACTAAAGGCAAAATCCAAATTGGGGATCGGGATTTAAGCAAGGCAGCACCAGGCGATCGCAATATGGCAATGGTGTTTCAAAGTTACGCTCTTTATCCTCATATGAGTGCAGCCGAAAATATTGCTACTGCCCTAAAATTACGCAAAATGCCCCAGTCTGAAATTAAACGCCGAGTTAATGAGGTTGCCCATCAGCTAGAGTTAACTAGTTTACTTAATCGTAAGCCTGGGCAGATGTCTGGAGGTCAAAGGCAAAGGGTAGCCCTAGCTAGAGCTTTAGTTCGCGATCCTGAAGTATTTTTATTGGATGAACCTTTGAGTAATTTGGATGCCCTGCTTAGGGAACAAGTAAGAGCGCAATTGAAACAGTTGTTTAAAGAGCAAAATAAGCCTGTAGTTTACGTTACCCATGACCAAACTGAAGCAATGACTCTTTCTACCAAAGTCGCTGTGTTAAATCAAGGTTTGATTCAGCAATTAGATCCTCCTAGTAGAATTTATTCTCATCCTGCTAATCAATTTGTAGCTAGTTTTGTAGGTAGCCCACAAATGAATCTAATAACTCTTAAGTGTGAGGAGCATCAAGCCTTGTTAGGTAAGTATCCCATTGATTTACCTAGATTGCCTGAATTTCCCACCCAAATTACTTTTGGTATTCGCCCTGAAGATCTATTTTTGGCTAATAATAATTCAGAATATTCTATTATGGGTCATGTTTATTTAGTTGAGCAATTAGGGAAAGAAAACCTCGTTAGTGTCAAAATTAACCAGTCGGATATAACGCTTCGGGCTTTACTACCAAATGATTATCAATGGCAAGATAAAACCATTCCATTAGCGATCGCTCCAAATAAAATTCATTGGTTTGATTGTTTAACAGGAAATCGTTTAGGTTTAGATTCTGTCTCTTGGCGTTAA